A section of the Alligator mississippiensis isolate rAllMis1 chromosome 8, rAllMis1, whole genome shotgun sequence genome encodes:
- the APOH gene encoding beta-2-glycoprotein 1 → MYSTVLFLWIVTLTHCVLAGNICPKPPEVPFATIDVDKKEYQPGEEVIYTCRPGYVHQGGTRKYACNWSGRWLLNTMKCTPKKCPFPGLLENGKISFTELTFQSTITFSCNPGYILNGARISQCMADGRWSGTPPHCQPVTCPPPKIPEFGVISYHTLKPGNVSVFQDMITFECLPSFALLGNETAMCTANGNWSNIPECKYVTCPTPTGIENGFINLVVRRTYGYKERVSFGCNGRYVLDGPRESTCEKTSDWSIKPTCKAPCKIPVKKATVLYKGEKVAVQDGLKEGIQHDETISFFCKNKEKDCVYTVPTSCIDGNLTVPECFKERGFFSSVFKKDYAERTQCEDVP, encoded by the exons ATGTATTCAACGGTGCTGTTCTTGTGGATAGTTACTCTGACGCACTGTGTTCTTGCAGGAAACA TCTGCCCAAAGCCACCTGAAGTGCCATTTGCGACAATTGATGTAGATAAGAAAGAATATCAACCTGGTGAAGAAGTGATATATACCTGTAGGCCTGGTTACGTCCATCAGGGCGGCACAAGGAAGTATGCTTGCAATTGGTCTGGCAGATGGCTTCTTAACACGATGAAATGTACAC CAAAGAAATGTCCATTTCCTGGACTGCTGGAGAATGGAAAAATTTCTTTTACAGAATTGACCTTTCAGAGTACTATAACTTTTTCCTGTAATCCAGG GTACATTCTCAATGGGGCAAGGATTAGCCAGTGCATGGCAGATGGAAGATGGAGCGGGACTCCACCTCACTGTCAAC CTGTGACTTGTCCTCCTCCCAAAATTCCTGAATTTGGAGTAATTTCGTACCATACTCTAAAGCCTGGAAATGTATCAGTTTTCCAAGACATGATTACATTTGAATGTTTACCATCTTTTGCACTTCTTGGAAATGAAACAGCTATGTGTACGGCTAATGGGAACTGGAGCAATATACCAGAATGCAAGT ATGTAACATGTCCAACTCCAACAGGAATAGAAAATGGATTCATAAATTTGGTTGTTCGAAGAACATATGGTTATAAGGAAAGAGTCAGTTTTGGCTGCAATGGTAGATATGTGCTAGACGGGCCCAGAGAATCAACGTGTGAAAAAACAAGTGACTGGTCCATAAAACCAACTTGTAAAG CACCATGTAAGATACCAGTTAAGAAAGCTACTGTGTTATACAAAGGTGAGAAGGTAGCAGTTCAGGATGGCCTTAAAGAAGGAATACAACATGATGAAACCATTTCCTTTTTctgcaaaaataaagaaaaggactGTGTCTATACTGTGCCCACTTCGTGTATAGATGGCAATCTCACAGTTCCTGAATGTTTCAAAG aaCGTGGATTCTTTTCAAGTGTATTCAAGAAGGACTATGCAGAAAGGACACAATGTGAAGACGTCCCGTGA